AAAACAACGGGTTtcccaaaaactgggtccaaagtaGTGTCTGATTGAATATGCAAACCATGTCCCTAAGTTGTCTTTAAGTAAAATCGGAATCTCCACGTGTAGCTCAACCATTGGTTCATATTTTAGCAGCTCTGTACCGTGGCACTTATGTGACAGATACATGTGTGATTTGTCCTTGAAACAAATCATTCAATGAACCATGActcatctttttttattttttgatgatTTCTTTGGTAACAAAACCAGAATACCACTGGCTTCACAAGCCACTGGTTTGGCACAAACTTTTGTTTCCCCAACTTTGGTACCATAAGGAGGCTTCCCTATATATATAAGAGCAACCCTATGTTACTTCATCAATCAAAATACATAGTTATTCATCACTTGTTCAGTTTTTTGGGAGAGAAACTAATACATACATACACACACTATGAGTAGCTCAGCTAGAAATTGGATTGTGGCTGCTAGTGTTGGAGTTGTGGAGGCTATGAAGGACCAAGGAGTGTGCAGGTGGAACTATGCTCTTAGAAATGTTCAACAACATGTGAAGAGCCATGTTAGATCGTTTTCACAGCCAAAGCAgcagttttcttcttcttcttcttctgctgctATGATCTCCACTACTACAGTACTCAAGAGGTCCCAGAAAGCTAAGCAATCAGAGGAATCATTAAGAACAGTCATGTACTTATCTTGTTGGGGTCCTAACTAATTTTAGTAATGAGATCCATTCGGGACAATAAAGCAATTTTTCATCTTTGATGCTACTAGCTAGGCCATGAACAGAAGTTATGGCTTAATTAGAATGAGATTTCTGTCTCTGCTTGCTGTATCAAGCTTTGTACAAATTGATTATTATTGTATAGTCTATGAAatgaaatggtgttacatgattGCTACAATGATTTGCAGTTACATATAATCTGATTTCCTAAAATTTCTGTTCACTGCCTTATTTCCTTATTGATCCATTCAAGAATACATTCACAATAAGTTGTTTACAGTATCAGTTTTATGCATGTAATAAGCGTGTATGTATTTGATTACTAATGTGTAATAGAACTGTTATGTGATTAATTATTGGAGATAATATACTATTAATAACTAACCTGTCAATTAATACTAGCTAGTAAAGTAAACATCCTCGTTCTTATTTTCCTTTTAGCTACCATCCATTATAATTTCAAACCCACTTTGTAATAGAttagtgttttcttttttttattattattccaaCTCCCACTCTAATTAACTAATAGAATATTAAATCATTAATAAAGATCACAGTTGATACAACAATGTTGTCATGCTTGAGATGTGATTCTCCACCAACAACATAAACaaatatcaaaaagaaaaaagcaacatGAAGCCATATTTATGTATCTTTGGATTACTGAGTGATGTTATAACTAATACCTAATTAAGATTCACTCAAAATATGTCTTAAATACGACTCCATACAAATTATTTGATTTCCATAAAGATAAAGATCAGATTGCCAGAGATTTATAAAGATTcccataatatttttttagtattttttatactTATTTCATTTTCTGCGGATAGATGTCTTCAGTGAGAAGATAAAGGACAAGATAAAAATTTATCCTGATGATGTGTAAGGATAAGATTCTCCTCATGCTTGAGTTTTTACCTTTTAGACATAGACATAAGGTTGTGCTGTACCACTTAGCAGCTAGTGACTGGTATAATATGAATTCAGTAACAATGGAATGATTATTTTTTCTATCATTGTTTCATCATTATATGATGGAATAAGAGTTTATTTAAAGTATAAATCACATTTTTTATTATATGACAAGAAGACAGTAAATTTAAGTGAATACATAACAAAATTAATCACATAAACATTCCTCTGTATAATTATTTCACACAAAAACAATTGACCTCAACCACTAGCAATGGCTTTTCAGTTTTCAGCCCTTGGTTTCTGATTTCCACCTACTAAATTGGAAATCATATCAAGCTTCCCTCTGTATAACAACCACCGCCTTCAcattttctcttcatcaaaaCATATAAATATCCTATATTCTACTTAACAAATTATTAGCACTTTAATTTGAACAATTTTCCACCATGGAAACAGGAACATGTCAATTAAGATAGATGTTATTAGTAGCAATGTTAGATTAATTTCTTCAAATTATTATCACTTTAATTTGTGGATCTTTCCAATGTGTATTATATCCTTACTGCTTGTTAAGATAACTCATCAACACAAATCCTTAGTGGTGTTGTCTTATGCAAACGCTGCAAAactaaagcagaaaaataaaattacttgCTAATATAGTAACAAAAACCAATAAAAGTTATTGAAAGACTTTTAAGTTTAtacgaataataaataaatagcatggtttctagaaatttctataattttatatttttgttattatgatataaaatttacaACTTTATCAACTGTAAGGTAACGTTTGTTTTCAAAGATTGAGAGATTGGAATTCAGTATTATTTTAGTGGTGAGAGATTGGAACTAAAATTCTAATTCCCAAACTTAAAATTTCAATCTTTTCGTCTTTTCAGTATCTCCAGAAAGTGAAAATACAAAGGACTGAAATTTGTGGAGActgaaactaaaattttaataatatttattctaAAAAATACTCTCagttaacttttaaaattttaaatctacCTCTCAATTTCTATAattatcttaaattaaatataaaactgAGACATAACTCAATTCAGTATATTTTATACCAAATATAATACAGAAGTTTAATTTAGTCTCTATCTCTCAATCTCTATCTACCAATCTCAGTTTCTCGATCTCTATTGCATATCAGCATATGCATTAAAAAAATGTCTTATGGGGGCATGCTTAAATTTTAACCTTTATTTTTTCTAATCATTATTTCTCTTTAAACATCAACCCTATAAAGAAATTCCCCTCATGATGGCATGACATGATGGATCCATAAACATTGAGCAATTAATCTATTATCAAATTCACCACTTGGGTGCTAAAAACTGCACTAGCAACTGCATAGACAGCTGCATTTGAtgtaacaacaaaacaaaaaaaggaTTAGTTGCATATAAACTGAAATTTTGTAATCTACATTATGCTCATATACGAACATTAAGTGAGTGTGACACTTTGTGTGACAAAGACTAGTGGTCCAAATCCAAAATATAAGGATAATGCATTGAACCTTATTCCAAAACTCCAAACAACATTATCTATATACCATTGGCTTCCTCAAAACCACTAGCTATAAACGGCTTTCTGCCTCTGGTTTTATTTTGTCCAAATCTTTGGTACTTTCCTTAGTTTAGTAACATCCTTTTCTGTACATAAATAACAACACCATGCACCTTCACTTAGCCACACAACCACTACAAATTACAATCATCAAGTGTATCATATATCAACTTGTGTAAATAATTTGAAAACAAAGAATTAGTTACAAATGTGTGTTCAGGTAATAGCATTAGCAAAGGTTAGAGTTGTGGAGGCCTTGAAGGATCAAGGAGTGTGTAGGTGGAACCATGCCATAAGATCAGCTAAGAAACATGTTGGAACATTGTCTCgggaaaagaaaaacaagaacaagattCCTTTCTCATCATCTACTATGGTTAATTCCTGCCACAACAAATTGAAGGAGTCTGAGGAATCATTGAGACCTGTTATGTACCTAAGCTGCTGGGGTCCAAACTAGGACTTGTCTTGCCTCTGATTGAACCTTGATGCATGCATGGTGGGGACTCAGTTTTTATTTATAGAGCAATGTTGACTTCTAATGGTGCATGTGTGCATAGAATCCAAAGTTGGTTCTCCATTTTGATAGATATTGATTGATGTAAAAATCCTGATAACTGAAATATAGGTGTTGAGCAATTTCATTTGCCTCTTTTTTTGTGTGTGTTCTTTTAgcattttctgtttttttataCTGCTAGTTTATTTAATCCTCTCTAGCTAGGCCAACattttgaatatatttttttatctgaTCAAACTTCACTTGATTTTCACTTAAATTAGCTAGTGCTAACATACTTTACTttgtttacaaaaaaaaaaatggtgGATTATAAATTGAAGCACTCTTACTTTCTCCTAACATTTAGAAACAACTCAACAAAAAGTGAGTGCAACCATATTATATAAAATCCATCTCCTTGACCATTGCACCTTTATATAACTCTGCATTCTGTAAAATCATTCCATGACCTAACTAGTTGATTATCAGAAGAATATTAAGAAGTCTTCAAGTTTTGAATCAGAGAAAAGTAGCTTTGGAGTAGGGTGTTTGATTGTTTCCAAGCATATTACCATTGATCCTGAATTATTTAGCCATTCTTAATAATATAGTAGTTTTAAATTATGGTCTATTATTGTAGATGTAGCCATATAATATTGCTGTTGTAGTACATACTAGTACATCAGCATCATGGTGGctatatatactattttttttcCCACTATTTTTGTATTGCATCACAATTACAATTACTAGTAGATAATAGCAATTTAAAATTGTGCCCACTGTTAAATAAATCTATTGATAAAAAAGGGATAAAAAATGCCCTCATGCAAGAGGGGCCACATAAGGATCAGTGGGTTTTCTTGTGTTGTCATTCTTAATAACACCAATTATGGGTAATGTTACTAACATCATAGCACATCATTGCAGCATGGCTTTATAGGAATAgtcttttaagttttaaaagaAGCTTTCTTCTGTTATTTTCAAACACAAGAAGAATCCAACAAAATGAGGGAAAGAAATGTCAATTTGGTAAAAGCATGCATCCATCCATCCATCCAACGCTTTTCCCCCTTgtatattttcttctcttttttgtgGTTTAGATTTGAAGCCAAGTTGATTGTGGATGCTGATTTTGTATTTGTTCTTATCTAAATCACTTTTAGCTTGAAAGCACAGAAACCACAGCTTCCTCTTCTCCCCCCCTATACCTTTTCTGTGTATTTACCACTTAATTATTGATATACGATGTCATTATGTTtatgaaaattataaattaaataggGAACAAAAGgaaatcaaaaataataaaatcagatTAATATATTGATGCAGGCATGTGCTGCAATAGCTGAATCATTTAGCAGACAGCAGCACACAGTTACAGATCAATGAGTAAACTAACACCAATTCTAAAATATTGTTAACAAAGATCAAAACAATAAACCAAACACCATATAATTTgtgatataattattattttatttgacttATAACATGAATAAGCTGATCAAATAT
The DNA window shown above is from Arachis ipaensis cultivar K30076 chromosome B08, Araip1.1, whole genome shotgun sequence and carries:
- the LOC107613033 gene encoding uncharacterized protein LOC107613033, translated to MSSSARNWIVAASVGVVEAMKDQGVCRWNYALRNVQQHVKSHVRSFSQPKQQFSSSSSSAAMISTTTVLKRSQKAKQSEESLRTVMYLSCWGPN